A stretch of Geotrypetes seraphini chromosome 2, aGeoSer1.1, whole genome shotgun sequence DNA encodes these proteins:
- the FAM110B gene encoding protein FAM110B, translating to MPTETLQTGSMGKPVNPAVTFTSAVPLRILNKGPDYFRRQAEPNPKRLSAVERLEADKAKYVKSQEVINAKQEPVKPAVLAKPPVCPATKRALGSPTMKMFNNNVKTESNVQRENLKLEILKNIINSSEGSSSGSGHKHGSRNWPPHRSDTAELNRHSFAESLKVYSTQGHGSPQESNSSISRRLLENSSEPFLHVSHSSSDIRKVTSGKSLKAIPCSGSAPPLPPKPKLSTITALKSPENDVLEPGCGVTRRPSLQRSKSDLSDRYFRVDADVERFFNYCGLDAEELENLGIENFARANSDIVSLNFRSASMISSDCEQSQDSNSDLRNDDSANDRVPYGISAVERNARIIKWLYSIKQARESQKVSHV from the coding sequence ATGCCTACAGAAACACTACAGACAGGTAGCATGGGGAAACCTGTCAATCCTGCAGTTACATTCACATCTGCTGTTCCTCTTCGCATCTTGAACAAAGGACCAGATTATTTCCGCAGGCAGGCAGAACCTAATCCCAAGAGGCTTAGTGCAGTGGAGAGACTAGAAGCTGATAAAGCAAAGTATGTCAAAAGCCAAGAAGTCATCAATGCCAAACAAGAGCCTGTAAAGCCTGCAGTACTTGCAAAACCACCAGTGTGCCCTGCAACTAAGAGAGCATTGGGAAGCCCTACCATGAAGATGTTTAATAACAATGTAAAGACTGAGAGCAATGTACAAAGAGAGAACTTGAAGCTAGAAATTCTGAAAAACATTATTAACAGTTCTGAAGGTTCCAGCTCAGGGTCAGGCCATAAACATGGTTCACGAAACTGGCCTCCACACAGATCTGACACTGCGGAACTTAACCGCCATTCTTTTGCTGAATCTTTAAAGGTTTACTCTACTCAAGGCCATGGTAGCCCTCAAGAAAGCAACTCAAGCATTAGCAGAAGACTGCTAGAAAATTCAAGTGAGCCCTTCTTGCATGTGTCTCACAGCTCATCAGACATTAGGAAAGTGACTAGTGGGAAATCATTAAAAGCAATACCATGTAGTGGTTCAGCTCCACCTCTGCCTCCAAAACCCAAACTGTCTACTATAACTGCTCTGAAATCTCCAGAAAATGATGTATTGGAACCTGGCTGTGGAGTCACTCGAAGGCCATCACTTCAGCGATCAAAATCAGACTTAAGCGACAGATACTTCCGTGTCGATGCAGATGTTGAACGATTCTTTAACTACTGTGGGCTGGATGCTGAAGAGCTTGAAAACTTAGGAATAGAAAATTTTGCAAGGGCTAACTCCGATATTGTATCCCTCAACTTTCGCAGTGCAAGCATGATTAGCTCAGATTGCGAACAGTCTCAGGATAGCAATAGTGACCTTAGGAATGACGACAGTGCCAACGATCGCGTACCATATGGCATCTCTGCAGTTGAAAGAAATGCCAGAATCATCAAATGGTTATATAGCATCAAGCAAGCTAGAGAGTCACAGAAAGTTTCCCATGTGTGA